ttatcgttGTACATGTgacatttggtaaaactgatttaagtttgcctgcattaaagtccccggcagctggatgagcattttcttgtttgcttataaccttatagagttggttgactgcggtcttagtgccagtatcggtctgtggtggtaaatagattgctacgaataatacagatgagaactctcttggtagatggtgtggtctacagcttatcataaggtactctacctcaggcaagcaataccttgacttctttaatattagacatcgcgcaccagctgttattaacaaaaagacacacacccccactcctcgtcttaccagacatagCTTCTTCTCTTGTTCTGCTTGTGCATGGAAAATcacgccagctctatattatccgtgttgtcgttcagccacgactcagtgaaacataagatattacagtttttaatgtccctttggtaggataatggtaatcgtaggtcatcaattttattttccaatgattgcatgttagcaagtagaacggatggcagtggaagtttactcgctcgcctactgattctcagaaggcagcccgacctgcgccctcttttcctccgtcttttcttcacacaaatgacggggatttgaacctgttcccgggaaagcagtgtATCcttctcgtcagactcgttaaaggaaaaagctttttccagttcgtggtgagtaatagCTGTACTgatatccagaagttatttttggtcataagagacagtagcagcaacattatatacaaaatacattttaaaaagttacaaacaacgcaaaaaaaatatagaaaaatagcacagttggttaggagtatgtaaaatgtcagccatcctcttcggcgccatcttatCACTCAAATTTTGTTGCCAAAtctgtttatatccctgttagtgagcatgttatcctttgtcaagataatccatcaacctgacaggtgtcatatcaagaatctgattaaacagcattatcaatacacaggtgcaccttgtgctgggggactaaaaggccactctaaaaagtgcagttttgtcactcaacacaatgccacagatgtctcaagttttgagggagcatgcaatttgcatgctgactgtagtaatgtctaccagagctgtttccagataatttaatgttaatttctctactgtaagccacctccaacgtcattttagagaatttgtcagtatgtccaaccggcatcacaaccacagaccacgtgtaaccacgccagcccatgacctccacatccggtttcttcacctgtgggatcatcagAGGGGGAAGGgcggggtgctgaggagtatttctgtttgtaataaagccattttgtgggcaaatattgcaaatattttgctgagttactgttcatataaggaaatcagtcaattgaaataaattaggccctaatctatggatttcacatgactgggcaggggcgcagccatgggtgggcctgggagggcataggcccacccacttgggagccaggcccagccagagAATGAGGTTTTACATACATTGCAGTAAAGGCCCCCCTCTACATTTTCCAGTAGATAGGCATTCATGTAAATTGTTTAGACCTTGAATTTCTCAATTATGTGCACATAATATGGTTCTATCTCTTGCAGGATTTAAGAATAAGCCAACATTCAAGTTTGAGCGCCTGAATGGAGCAACAAGACCTGAACCAAGATTTAGATTaaaacatattatatatatatatatatatattcaacacAAGCTCAGATAAGACAGATAATGGCGAGCAGAAGAAAATCAACAACGCCTTGCATGGTCCCTCCTGTTCAAATGGTGGATTCAGACCCTGACATGGAGGTCGTtaaagagggagacggagaggctgAGGAGGGGGCCGCTAACTGTCCTGTGGAAAACTCAACTGAAAGCATCCCGAATGAGGATGACTCACAGGCCATCGACCACTTCATTAAAACTATGGACTCGAGTACGGCAGAAGGAGGTTATGAGTGCAAGTACTGCAGCTTTCAGACCTCACAGCTCAATATGTTTACCTTGCATGTGGACACTGAGCACCCAAATATAGTTCTAAACTCATCTTATGTGTGTGTTGAATGTGACTTTCACACCAAGAGATATGATGCATTGTTGGAGCATAATGCACGTCACCACCCTGGAGAAGACAATTTCACCAGGACTATGGTGAAACGCAACAATCAAACCATCTTTGAGCAGAGAGTCAATGACTTGACCTTTGATGGCAGTTTTGTTAAGGTTGAGGAGGATGATGACACATCCTGTAAGGGTATTGCCCTAAGCAAAACGCCAATCATGAAGATCAAGAGTAGGTCTGAGGCCAAGAAGTTTACAGGGTCACACAAAATGGCAGATTACAGTGTCATTAAAGTGGAGagtgatggggaggaagagatggaggaggtgGTCCCCCCTCCTGTCACCCCCAATGTAGTGGCTGTGTCGACCCCTCTGACCATTCAACCTATTCAGCAAAGCATAATGGTCAACAGCCCAAACGTGCTCCAAATAAAGACCAGTAACTCTGCCACAATGCTCCCCCCAGGGACATTGGCTCAAGTTCTGTCTGCCTTACAGAATCAGCAGACCTCCCAGACCCAGCTCCTCATCCCGGTCAGTAGTATCCCCACATACAATGGGGCCATGGACAATAATGTCCTGCTGGTCAGCGCCTACAACAGGTTCCCTTACCCATCTGTGTCAGAAATCATGGGCCTAGCAGCCCAAACCAAGTTCACAGAGGAGCAAATAAAGGTATGGTTCTCTGCTCAGCGGCTGAAGCACGGTGTGAGCTGGACcccggaggaggtggaggaggccaGGAGGAAAAAGTTTAACGGCTCAGTGCAGGCGGTGCCACAGACCATCACTGTCATCCCAGCCAATTTTGCAACAGCAGCCAATGGCCTGCAGTCCATCTTTCAGACTTGTCAGATTGTAGGGCAACCAGGGATGGTTTTGACTCAGGTCGGGGGTGGCAACGCTGTCCCTGTGGCCTCACCCATCACGTTAGCTGTAGCTGGGATCCCCAACCCCAGAACCAGTGTCAGTAAGGTGCCAGAACCCTCCACCTCTGAGACCGCTTCTCCACTCAGTCCCGATTCCCTGGGAGCGCGACCTAAAAAATCCAAGGAGCAACTAGCAGAGCTGAAGGCCAGTTACCTGAGACGACAGTTTGCCACTG
This genomic interval from Salmo salar chromosome ssa27, Ssal_v3.1, whole genome shotgun sequence contains the following:
- the LOC106588369 gene encoding zinc fingers and homeoboxes protein 1, producing MASRRKSTTPCMVPPVQMVDSDPDMEVVKEGDGEAEEGAANCPVENSTESIPNEDDSQAIDHFIKTMDSSTAEGGYECKYCSFQTSQLNMFTLHVDTEHPNIVLNSSYVCVECDFHTKRYDALLEHNARHHPGEDNFTRTMVKRNNQTIFEQRVNDLTFDGSFVKVEEDDDTSCKGIALSKTPIMKIKSRSEAKKFTGSHKMADYSVIKVESDGEEEMEEVVPPPVTPNVVAVSTPLTIQPIQQSIMVNSPNVLQIKTSNSATMLPPGTLAQVLSALQNQQTSQTQLLIPVSSIPTYNGAMDNNVLLVSAYNRFPYPSVSEIMGLAAQTKFTEEQIKVWFSAQRLKHGVSWTPEEVEEARRKKFNGSVQAVPQTITVIPANFATAANGLQSIFQTCQIVGQPGMVLTQVGGGNAVPVASPITLAVAGIPNPRTSVSKVPEPSTSETASPLSPDSLGARPKKSKEQLAELKASYLRRQFATEAEISRLMKVTNLTKRAIKKWFSDTRYNQRNSKDHHGVALNDISVSANSNDGSSSTAIVIDSSDEASESSPTTQGPIYDPRIKFRHAFPDFTPQKFKEKTPEQLLLLEASYQKSDKPSDEELSRLRMETKLTRREVDAWFSERRKMPVDSDGAEEPESERIKAPSSGQEAQTPPSGRKIMKKTPEQLHVLKSTFVRTQWPSAEEYDKMAEESGLPRTYIVNWFGDTRYACKNSNLKWYYLYQSGKVNEAMNGGELKKKPRKRFRGWSRRTRRPYPCKQTTPAIKVKTGKEILKEHYLKHKVLNEKDLDELVAKSSMSYEQVRDWFAEISRREEKGLDPFSDGEEETHGDSEAEMEVKEQGDVVTDEKNDNKDDENNNDEVENNDNETTEEPQCIKQSQPESEDQ